In a genomic window of Micromonospora cremea:
- a CDS encoding glycosyltransferase family 2 protein — translation MQLSILMPVYNEAERIAEALKQALAVHYPCEIEIVVVDDGSTDDSAEILGRMDDARVRVVTHPRNAGKGAAIRTAVDSARGEYMVILDADLEYDPQDIPKLLAPVLDGRATVVYGNRTFGSHSAYSFWYVIGNKGVTTAANVLFNSYVSDLETCFKLMPVELYRSLNIRSRGFGMEAEVTGKLLRRRIRPYEVPISYRARGREEGKKITWRDGVEALWILGRERARRRPGGTPAH, via the coding sequence GTGCAGTTGTCGATTCTGATGCCGGTTTACAACGAAGCGGAGCGCATCGCCGAGGCCCTGAAGCAGGCCCTGGCGGTGCATTACCCGTGTGAAATCGAAATCGTGGTCGTCGACGACGGCAGCACGGACGATTCCGCGGAGATCCTGGGCCGGATGGACGACGCGCGGGTGCGGGTGGTGACGCATCCACGCAACGCCGGTAAGGGTGCCGCGATCAGGACGGCGGTGGACAGCGCCCGGGGCGAGTACATGGTGATCCTGGACGCCGACCTGGAGTACGACCCGCAGGACATCCCGAAACTGTTGGCGCCGGTGCTGGACGGGCGCGCGACGGTCGTCTACGGCAACCGCACCTTCGGCAGTCACAGCGCCTACAGCTTCTGGTACGTGATCGGAAACAAGGGCGTCACCACGGCGGCGAATGTGCTGTTCAACTCGTACGTCAGTGATCTGGAGACGTGTTTCAAACTGATGCCGGTGGAGTTGTACCGATCGCTGAACATCCGGTCCCGCGGGTTCGGCATGGAGGCCGAGGTGACGGGCAAACTGCTGCGGCGGCGGATCCGCCCGTACGAGGTGCCGATCAGTTACCGGGCGCGGGGCCGTGAGGAAGGCAAGAAGATCACTTGGCGGGACGGGGTGGAGGCGTTGTGGATCCTGGGCCGGGAGCGGGCCCGACGTCGTCCCGGCGGCACGCCCGCCCACTGA
- a CDS encoding ABC transporter permease subunit has translation MSTPLSGPGSATQAPGRGPVGSRPPRSRVTRDQAPITLTGLAGKVLLLGLTAGIAVWAAFPLIDAGKWAGLALLAATTAGLFYLYLTRRHIPAKYLVPGTLFLIAFQVFPVLYTASTAFTNFGDGHRGSKDDAIVAIQTSSVTQVPGSAEYALSIATRGDPATGALVFLVTDPATGAVSAGDTGGLRQLDAADVTVAAGGKVTAADGYTVLNFGQASARSKEITDLVVPTAGGALRSSGLSRAYEGKAVRAYESGCDCVRDTETGQTWTADEELGAFVAADGERLAQGWKVNVGLSNFTRVLTDKNISGPFLGTLIWNFAFAVASTGGTFLLGMLIALVLHSPRMRGTNLYRVLLVLPYAMPSFAMLLAWRDMFNADFGLINNLFGLEVDWFGQPWTARFAVILVQLWLGYPYMFLVATGALQAIPRELTEATSVDGASPWQSFRAVTLPLLLVALSPLLISSFAYNFNNFNAVYLTTEGAPFPAGNPANGATDLLITYTYRLAFGGQGAQFGFAAAISLFIFAIVAVVSAVSFRRTRKQEEVYS, from the coding sequence ATGAGCACGCCGCTGTCCGGCCCGGGGTCTGCCACGCAGGCCCCGGGCCGGGGGCCCGTCGGCTCCCGGCCCCCGCGCTCCCGCGTCACGCGTGACCAGGCGCCGATCACCCTGACCGGCCTGGCCGGCAAGGTGCTCCTGCTCGGCCTGACCGCCGGTATCGCGGTCTGGGCGGCCTTTCCGCTCATCGACGCCGGGAAGTGGGCCGGCCTGGCCCTGCTGGCGGCGACCACCGCCGGACTCTTCTACCTGTACCTCACCCGCCGGCACATCCCGGCCAAGTACCTGGTCCCGGGCACCCTGTTCCTGATCGCCTTCCAGGTCTTCCCCGTGCTCTACACGGCCAGCACCGCCTTCACCAACTTCGGCGACGGGCACCGGGGCAGCAAGGACGACGCGATCGTCGCGATCCAGACCTCCTCGGTCACCCAGGTGCCCGGCTCCGCCGAGTACGCCTTGTCGATCGCCACCAGGGGCGACCCGGCCACCGGAGCGCTGGTCTTCCTGGTCACCGACCCCGCCACCGGCGCGGTCTCCGCCGGCGACACCGGCGGGCTGCGCCAGCTCGACGCCGCCGACGTCACGGTCGCCGCGGGCGGCAAGGTCACCGCCGCCGACGGCTACACCGTGCTGAACTTCGGCCAGGCCAGCGCCCGCAGCAAGGAGATCACCGACCTGGTGGTGCCCACCGCCGGCGGAGCGCTGCGCTCCAGCGGCCTGTCCCGCGCGTACGAGGGCAAGGCGGTGCGGGCGTACGAGTCCGGCTGCGACTGCGTCCGGGACACCGAGACCGGGCAGACCTGGACCGCCGACGAGGAACTGGGCGCCTTCGTCGCCGCGGACGGCGAGCGGCTCGCCCAGGGCTGGAAGGTCAACGTCGGGCTGAGCAACTTCACCCGGGTGCTCACCGACAAGAACATCTCCGGTCCGTTCCTCGGCACCCTGATCTGGAACTTCGCCTTCGCCGTCGCTTCGACCGGCGGGACGTTCCTGCTCGGCATGCTGATCGCGCTCGTGCTGCACTCGCCCCGAATGCGCGGGACCAACCTCTACCGCGTGCTGCTGGTCCTGCCGTACGCCATGCCGTCGTTCGCGATGCTGCTGGCCTGGCGGGACATGTTCAACGCCGACTTCGGCCTGATCAACAACCTGTTCGGCCTGGAGGTGGACTGGTTCGGCCAGCCGTGGACGGCGCGCTTCGCGGTCATCCTGGTGCAGCTCTGGCTCGGCTATCCGTACATGTTCCTGGTGGCCACCGGTGCGTTGCAGGCCATCCCGCGGGAGTTGACCGAGGCGACCTCGGTCGACGGGGCATCGCCCTGGCAGTCCTTCCGCGCGGTCACCCTGCCCCTGCTGCTGGTCGCGCTCTCCCCGTTGCTGATCTCGTCGTTCGCGTACAACTTCAACAACTTCAACGCGGTCTACCTGACCACCGAGGGCGCGCCGTTCCCGGCCGGCAACCCTGCCAACGGCGCGACGGACCTGCTGATCACGTACACCTACCGGCTCGCCTTCGGCGGTCAGGGCGCGCAGTTCGGCTTCGCCGCCGCGATCTCGCTGTTCATCTTCGCCATCGTCGCGGTGGTCTCGGCGGTCAGCTTCCGGCGGACCCGTAAGCAGGAGGAGGTGTACTCGTGA
- a CDS encoding sugar ABC transporter permease produces MVAVLGVLFSLFPIVFVLSAALNPLGTLSTTELVPTDGVSLGNFGGLFERTAFGRWFLNSLLIAGVASFASVFLSALAAYAFSRMRFRGRRVGLLALLLIQMFPQFLAIVAIYLIFGTITDLWPSIGFNTPWGLLLLYMGGALGVNTWLMKGFFDTLPRELDESATMDGASHAQVYFRIMLPLVAPILAVTGLLAFIGTINEFLMANVFLTSTDSKTLAVGMYGLLEGNERNNNFGIFAAGTLLTAIPTVLVFQLLQRYIVSGLTSGAVKG; encoded by the coding sequence CTGGTCGCCGTGCTCGGCGTGCTGTTCAGCCTCTTCCCGATCGTGTTCGTGCTCTCCGCCGCGCTCAACCCGCTCGGCACGCTCTCCACCACCGAGCTGGTGCCGACCGACGGGGTGTCGCTCGGCAACTTCGGCGGGTTGTTCGAACGGACCGCCTTCGGGCGGTGGTTCCTCAACTCGCTGTTGATCGCCGGGGTGGCCTCGTTCGCGTCGGTGTTCCTCTCCGCGCTGGCCGCGTACGCCTTCTCCCGTATGCGGTTCCGCGGCCGCCGGGTGGGGCTGCTCGCCCTGCTGTTGATCCAGATGTTCCCGCAGTTCCTGGCGATCGTGGCGATCTACCTGATCTTCGGCACGATCACCGACCTGTGGCCGTCGATCGGCTTCAACACCCCCTGGGGGCTGTTGCTGCTCTACATGGGTGGCGCGCTCGGGGTGAACACCTGGCTGATGAAGGGCTTCTTCGACACCCTGCCCCGGGAGCTGGACGAGTCGGCGACCATGGACGGGGCGTCGCACGCCCAGGTCTACTTCCGGATCATGTTGCCGCTGGTGGCGCCGATCCTGGCGGTGACCGGGCTGCTGGCGTTCATCGGCACCATCAACGAGTTCCTGATGGCCAACGTGTTCCTCACCAGCACCGACTCGAAGACCCTGGCGGTCGGTATGTACGGCCTGCTGGAGGGCAACGAGCGCAACAACAACTTCGGCATCTTCGCGGCCGGCACCCTGCTCACCGCGATCCCCACCGTGCTGGTCTTCCAGCTTCTCCAGCGCTACATCGTCTCCGGCCTCACCTCGGGAGCCGTCAAGGGATGA